One genomic region from Sander lucioperca isolate FBNREF2018 chromosome 3, SLUC_FBN_1.2, whole genome shotgun sequence encodes:
- the LOC116067390 gene encoding uncharacterized protein LOC116067390 isoform X2, translating into MESRVHISVFKKNNTPLVTRCTVCCTDHHCPLCPTSIYKPRCRAKVLQHMEVHVKNAIQHEDFFITKCHWACRSGSSGHFHCPFCLKTTIKRQAILRHLQICRPPLHDTQLDADADCREMGINSQTEECKAGSVNLPHLSTDKLPVQVHDSEIQGQRDPAERPQDPPMDNPPCRVAGRILLLSIPAIIFGHLGLGEAHEGPTLC; encoded by the exons ATGGAGTCACGG gTACACAtcagtgtctttaaaaaaaataacacaccaCTGGTGACACGATGCACGGTGTGCTGTACCGACCATCATTGTCCCCTTTGCCCCACTTCAATATACAAGCCCCGGTGTAGGGCAAAGGTTTTGCAGCACATGGAGGTGCATGTAAAGAATGCCATTCAACATGAAG ATTTCTTCATAACAAAATGCCACTGGGCCTGCAGGAGTGGAAGCAGTGGTCACTTCCACTGCCCTTTCTGCCTCAagaccacaataaaaaggcaggcTATACTGAGGCATTTGCAGATCTGTAGGCCACCTCTCCATGACACCCAGTTGGACGCTGATGCAGACTGCAGAGAGATGGGCATCAATTCCCAGACAGAGGAATGCAAAG CAGGATCTGTGAACCTACCTCATCTCAGCACTGACAAACTGCCTGTA caggTACATGATAGTGAAATACAAGGACAAAGAGACCCAGCAGAGAGACCCCAAGACCCACCCATGGACAACCCTCCCTGCAGA GTAGCAGGAAGAATCCTTTTACTGTCCATCCCAGCTATCATTTTTGGGCACCTTGGATTGGGCGAGGCACACGAAGGTCCAACACTGTGCTAA
- the LOC116067390 gene encoding uncharacterized protein LOC116067390 isoform X3, whose product MESRVHISVFKKNNTPLVTRCTVCCTDHHCPLCPTSIYKPRCRAKVLQHMEVHVKNAIQHEDFFITKCHWACRSGSSGHFHCPFCLKTTIKRQAILRHLQICRPPLHDTQLDADADCREMGINSQTEECKGSVNLPHLSTDKLPVYSVHDSEIQGQRDPAERPQDPPMDNPPCRVAGRILLLSIPAIIFGHLGLGEAHEGPTLC is encoded by the exons ATGGAGTCACGG gTACACAtcagtgtctttaaaaaaaataacacaccaCTGGTGACACGATGCACGGTGTGCTGTACCGACCATCATTGTCCCCTTTGCCCCACTTCAATATACAAGCCCCGGTGTAGGGCAAAGGTTTTGCAGCACATGGAGGTGCATGTAAAGAATGCCATTCAACATGAAG ATTTCTTCATAACAAAATGCCACTGGGCCTGCAGGAGTGGAAGCAGTGGTCACTTCCACTGCCCTTTCTGCCTCAagaccacaataaaaaggcaggcTATACTGAGGCATTTGCAGATCTGTAGGCCACCTCTCCATGACACCCAGTTGGACGCTGATGCAGACTGCAGAGAGATGGGCATCAATTCCCAGACAGAGGAATGCAAAG GATCTGTGAACCTACCTCATCTCAGCACTGACAAACTGCCTGTATACTCG gTACATGATAGTGAAATACAAGGACAAAGAGACCCAGCAGAGAGACCCCAAGACCCACCCATGGACAACCCTCCCTGCAGA GTAGCAGGAAGAATCCTTTTACTGTCCATCCCAGCTATCATTTTTGGGCACCTTGGATTGGGCGAGGCACACGAAGGTCCAACACTGTGCTAA
- the LOC116067390 gene encoding uncharacterized protein LOC116067390 isoform X1, protein MESRVHISVFKKNNTPLVTRCTVCCTDHHCPLCPTSIYKPRCRAKVLQHMEVHVKNAIQHEDFFITKCHWACRSGSSGHFHCPFCLKTTIKRQAILRHLQICRPPLHDTQLDADADCREMGINSQTEECKAGSVNLPHLSTDKLPVYSVHDSEIQGQRDPAERPQDPPMDNPPCRVAGRILLLSIPAIIFGHLGLGEAHEGPTLC, encoded by the exons ATGGAGTCACGG gTACACAtcagtgtctttaaaaaaaataacacaccaCTGGTGACACGATGCACGGTGTGCTGTACCGACCATCATTGTCCCCTTTGCCCCACTTCAATATACAAGCCCCGGTGTAGGGCAAAGGTTTTGCAGCACATGGAGGTGCATGTAAAGAATGCCATTCAACATGAAG ATTTCTTCATAACAAAATGCCACTGGGCCTGCAGGAGTGGAAGCAGTGGTCACTTCCACTGCCCTTTCTGCCTCAagaccacaataaaaaggcaggcTATACTGAGGCATTTGCAGATCTGTAGGCCACCTCTCCATGACACCCAGTTGGACGCTGATGCAGACTGCAGAGAGATGGGCATCAATTCCCAGACAGAGGAATGCAAAG CAGGATCTGTGAACCTACCTCATCTCAGCACTGACAAACTGCCTGTATACTCG gTACATGATAGTGAAATACAAGGACAAAGAGACCCAGCAGAGAGACCCCAAGACCCACCCATGGACAACCCTCCCTGCAGA GTAGCAGGAAGAATCCTTTTACTGTCCATCCCAGCTATCATTTTTGGGCACCTTGGATTGGGCGAGGCACACGAAGGTCCAACACTGTGCTAA